One window of Tenacibaculum maritimum NCIMB 2154 genomic DNA carries:
- a CDS encoding DUF7738 domain-containing protein has protein sequence MKQYTYLIAILFLTSCKTSIKKETKDTNSPAYKAFMAQKHRFELNGCELTYNGKPFRLGMSLKEFEKVFGDYNTKGFGNFIVDFIDSPITASKDSVDIINALGISFKKGVNYMMVNHTILSKEEKFEDFIRKTSKFEFDDFLISSDGYKYEQLDCNYEYFFRSPVIFNRIGGGHIALTGKPKLDKTSPVKEVIINYYQ, from the coding sequence ATGAAGCAATATACCTATCTAATAGCCATACTTTTTTTAACCAGTTGTAAAACGAGCATAAAAAAAGAAACGAAAGATACGAACAGCCCAGCATACAAAGCATTTATGGCACAAAAACACCGTTTTGAATTAAACGGTTGCGAACTTACCTACAATGGCAAACCATTTCGGTTAGGAATGTCTTTAAAAGAGTTTGAAAAGGTGTTTGGAGATTATAACACCAAAGGGTTTGGTAATTTTATTGTGGATTTTATTGATTCGCCTATAACAGCATCAAAAGATTCAGTAGATATAATAAATGCTTTAGGAATTTCATTTAAAAAAGGAGTAAATTATATGATGGTGAATCATACCATTCTTTCTAAAGAAGAAAAATTTGAGGATTTTATTAGAAAAACTTCAAAATTTGAATTTGACGATTTTTTGATATCATCCGATGGGTATAAGTATGAGCAGCTAGATTGTAATTATGAATATTTTTTTAGGTCTCCTGTAATTTTTAACCGAATAGGAGGGGGGCATATAGCACTTACAGGAAAGCCCAAGTTAGATAAAACAAGTCCAGTAAAAGAGGTAATTATTAATTATTATCAATAA
- a CDS encoding DUF7738 domain-containing protein produces MKQYVYLIAILFLTSCKTSIKKETKDTNSPAYKAFMAQKHRFELNGCELTYNGKPFRLGMSLKEFEKVFGDYNTKGFGNFFVDFIDSPITASKDSVAIINALGISFKKGVNYMMVNHTILSKEEKFEDFIRKTSKFEFDDFLISSEGYKYEQLDCNYEYFFISPVIFNRIGGGHIALTGKPKLDKTSPVRKITINYYQ; encoded by the coding sequence ATGAAACAATATGTTTATCTAATAGCCATACTTTTTTTAACCAGTTGTAAAACGAGCATAAAAAAAGAAACGAAAGATACGAACAGCCCAGCATACAAAGCATTTATGGCACAAAAACACCGTTTTGAATTAAATGGTTGCGAACTCACCTACAATGGCAAACCATTTCGGTTAGGAATGTCTTTAAAAGAGTTTGAAAAGGTGTTTGGAGATTATAACACCAAAGGGTTTGGTAATTTTTTTGTGGATTTTATTGATTCGCCTATAACAGCATCAAAAGATTCAGTAGCTATAATAAATGCTTTAGGAATTTCATTTAAAAAAGGAGTAAATTATATGATGGTGAATCATACCATTCTTTCTAAAGAAGAAAAATTTGAGGATTTTATTAGAAAAACTTCAAAATTTGAATTTGACGATTTTTTGATATCATCCGAAGGGTATAAGTATGAGCAGCTAGATTGTAATTATGAATATTTTTTTATATCTCCTGTAATTTTTAACCGAATAGGAGGGGGGCATATAGCACTTACAGGAAAGCCCAAGTTAGATAAAACAAGTCCAGTAAGAAAAATAACTATTAATTATTATCAATAA
- a CDS encoding DUF7738 domain-containing protein, with amino-acid sequence MKQYTYLIAILFLTSCKTSIKKETKETNSPAYKAFMAQKHRFELNGCELTYNGKPFRLGMSLKEFEKVFGKYDKEHLIVTRNERRMVWGAKSISVTFFKEKAIYIYLYIESDVYEVYEDGYKLGIKGIPSLIFNNYILERGKQFQEFIKSANINVEDNFIIDTNGYEDVKYCEDKNIRLYLASPVIYHRKGGGHLYVKGKWNMNETSPIQSISVSYHIE; translated from the coding sequence ATGAAGCAATATACCTATCTAATAGCCATACTTTTTTTAACCAGTTGTAAAACGAGCATAAAAAAAGAAACGAAGGAAACGAATAGCCCAGCATACAAAGCATTTATGGCACAAAAACACCGTTTTGAATTAAACGGTTGTGAGCTCACTTACAATGGAAAACCATTTCGATTAGGAATGTCTTTAAAAGAGTTTGAAAAGGTGTTTGGAAAATATGATAAAGAGCATTTAATAGTCACTAGAAATGAGAGAAGAATGGTATGGGGAGCAAAGAGTATTAGTGTTACCTTTTTTAAAGAGAAGGCGATTTACATATACCTATACATCGAAAGTGATGTTTATGAGGTATATGAAGATGGTTACAAGTTGGGTATAAAAGGCATTCCATCATTGATATTTAATAATTATATTTTGGAAAGAGGAAAACAATTTCAAGAATTTATAAAAAGCGCAAATATAAATGTAGAAGATAATTTTATAATTGATACGAATGGTTATGAAGATGTAAAATATTGTGAAGATAAAAACATTAGACTTTACTTAGCATCTCCTGTAATTTACCATAGAAAAGGAGGAGGGCATTTATATGTAAAAGGTAAATGGAATATGAATGAAACCAGTCCTATACAATCCATAAGTGTAAGTTATCATATAGAATGA
- a CDS encoding DUF7738 domain-containing protein has translation MKQYVYLIVILFLTSCKTSIKKETKDTNSPAYKAFMAQKHRFELNGCELTYNGKPFRLGMSLKEFEKVFGDYNTKGIGNFIVKFIDSPITASKDSVDIINALGISFKKGVNYMMVNHTILSKEEKFEDFIRKTSKFEFDDFLISSDGYKYEQPNCNYKYFFRSPVIFNRIGGGHMALTGKPKLDETSPVRKITINYYQ, from the coding sequence ATGAAGCAATATGTTTATCTAATAGTCATACTTTTTTTAACCAGTTGTAAAACGAGCATAAAAAAAGAAACGAAGGATACGAACAGTCCAGCATACAAAGCATTTATGGCACAAAAACACCGTTTTGAATTAAACGGTTGTGAGCTCACTTACAATGGAAAACCATTTCGATTAGGAATGTCTTTAAAAGAGTTTGAAAAGGTGTTTGGAGATTATAACACCAAAGGAATTGGTAATTTTATTGTGAAGTTTATTGATTCGCCTATAACAGCATCAAAAGATTCAGTAGATATAATAAATGCTTTAGGAATTTCATTTAAAAAAGGAGTAAATTATATGATGGTGAATCATACCATTCTTTCTAAAGAAGAAAAATTTGAGGATTTTATTAGAAAAACTTCAAAATTTGAATTTGACGATTTTTTGATATCATCCGATGGGTATAAGTATGAGCAGCCAAATTGCAATTATAAATATTTTTTTAGATCTCCTGTAATTTTTAACCGAATAGGAGGGGGGCATATGGCACTTACAGGAAAGCCCAAGTTAGATGAAACAAGTCCAGTAAGAAAAATAACTATTAATTATTATCAATAA
- a CDS encoding DUF7738 domain-containing protein — translation MKQYVYLIVILFLTSCKTSIKKETKDTNSPAYKAFMAQKHRFELNGCELTYNGKPFRLGMSLKEFEKVFGNKKSSYSNEYYDKDTKKYFWESLGLEITVSKSFVKHIYVYVNTTYLKYPNVHMKGNEAIVLNTFLLHKTDKMHEYVKRAGTSFDAMGITSSGYMLTYPCNNKELVYSLDSPVAYHRKGGGHLYISGDWKLEDTHTIKSIHIYEKQEA, via the coding sequence ATGAAGCAATATGTTTATCTAATAGTCATACTTTTTTTAACCAGTTGTAAAACGAGCATAAAAAAAGAAACGAAGGATACGAACAGTCCAGCATACAAAGCATTTATGGCACAAAAACACCGTTTTGAATTAAACGGTTGCGAACTCACCTACAATGGCAAACCATTTCGGTTAGGAATGTCTTTAAAAGAGTTTGAAAAGGTGTTTGGAAATAAAAAATCTAGTTATAGTAATGAATATTATGACAAGGATACTAAAAAATATTTTTGGGAGTCTTTAGGTCTGGAAATTACAGTATCCAAGTCATTCGTAAAGCATATATATGTATATGTAAATACTACCTATTTAAAGTATCCTAATGTGCATATGAAAGGAAATGAAGCAATAGTTTTAAATACTTTTTTACTTCATAAAACAGATAAGATGCACGAATATGTAAAAAGAGCAGGTACCAGTTTTGATGCTATGGGAATTACCAGTAGCGGTTATATGTTAACATATCCTTGTAATAATAAAGAGTTGGTTTATTCTTTAGACTCACCTGTAGCTTACCATAGAAAAGGAGGAGGGCATTTATATATAAGTGGAGATTGGAAGCTAGAAGATACGCATACAATAAAAAGTATCCATATTTATGAGAAACAAGAAGCATAA
- a CDS encoding PAAR domain-containing protein, translating into MPGPVATVGSMHVCPLCSGKTPHVGGPISQGEPNILINEKPAATQGSMCICTGPPDMVAQGDSFVFFNGKPVACVGDMTAHGGVITSGESNVLISNASTTPSVTMPRKRIPFPEITFTDRILAKASGNGKKLKEAEANQEKLKEETTGTPRIYNLQWLKEEKIIRKSKVLKEVTLKANVANIADGETISFAIKKPMVTKNKDGEITEKEEEIITLKGIVEDHTVTVTWEVADATQDQEETR; encoded by the coding sequence ATGCCAGGACCAGTAGCCACAGTAGGAAGCATGCACGTATGTCCATTATGTAGTGGAAAAACACCCCATGTAGGAGGCCCCATCAGCCAAGGAGAACCCAATATTTTAATCAACGAAAAACCCGCCGCTACCCAAGGCAGTATGTGTATATGTACAGGCCCGCCAGATATGGTAGCGCAAGGAGATTCTTTTGTTTTTTTTAATGGAAAACCCGTAGCATGTGTAGGTGACATGACTGCACATGGAGGGGTAATTACCTCAGGAGAAAGCAATGTACTTATAAGCAATGCCAGTACAACCCCCTCGGTAACCATGCCACGAAAGCGGATTCCATTTCCTGAAATTACATTTACAGACAGGATTTTAGCCAAAGCATCAGGCAACGGAAAAAAATTAAAAGAAGCAGAAGCCAACCAAGAAAAATTAAAAGAAGAAACCACAGGAACTCCTCGTATATACAATTTACAATGGCTTAAAGAAGAAAAAATTATTCGAAAATCTAAAGTATTAAAAGAAGTAACCCTAAAAGCCAATGTAGCCAATATAGCCGATGGAGAAACCATAAGTTTTGCAATTAAAAAACCAATGGTTACCAAAAATAAAGATGGTGAAATTACAGAAAAAGAGGAAGAAATAATCACTTTAAAAGGAATTGTAGAAGATCATACAGTAACCGTAACTTGGGAGGTAGCAGATGCAACACAAGATCAAGAAGAAACAAGATAG
- a CDS encoding toxin VasX — protein sequence MANEIVEKNQRETHEEVVAKYIFECTGGGVTEPVRSPEKEALKPGIRLHFLRYGLFDKNADDENEEDVTAPVYENSGKQCNAVLLKEGVATYAKLKKETENTKGIEKLVTLSEVEVLSLKKMPKLKHFSTARTALNTGYIYLINDEDPNDYYELKVDETGLLQHVLWEYNKDAEGNYLDQREATGSKVTYKLVQPGKKLWAAYSPTQWSRAYHHELNMDAEKRKERMVLIDCSGIKKGAEQEHKHVIPFKDVRAVFPKGHPRAIPLQQMLHQIHADEKKQDEKGANEIFEDLFVTLHDPIGCASDIGEVVSQKTLKLQAITRAIQSGESFEAAFEKLLNKEIEAPKPKKEYGELFSLAHTCYKLVYSDEDAILKYDGGSSGFNFEDRHSLDPRPLYVTGIYRKREIRIKKTSTIGYGLDYKKIEGILGIKERNSARKEIIKYRDDLGKMFTSAYMRVPLDDYLGNHPERFLMGRNVLQTILDPLRYHPYKHDQHLMLEKEYKEKDKWLEWIYHIIDENCPEEFQNKEIKSKVKKFEGMDPFYALLATPFNADKLLTNVESFSQKLAGVYKQNLKYRASQVADLKEIDGVVYRTIAEKKEFIVAKMNMNIKAYGHEMVEIIDEDIWLKLEKEGLEIDPEYAKKGRYRGKKKGLVRFIKEEIDDGIQYTKRRIGRRVENKVIAKVRQNLGNQSDLDPGTAKKMRLDKLVNGKAFNGVFALLELYNFNMAVFKTMEEDSTRKDRAYAFGSALKLAEASMSLAKVTIISEEMAKGQFIRGASTFLTAAGGAVTVGWCAYDAYKAMEKGDIDASSLLIGACFAFTASSMASLGIIFATTGPVGWVGALIGVGLVIVAALLSDNEVETLFKNFLLSDRKALPKPKNMSPMKYIGEILEKREELTPKEYHSTLMNPLEAQIKLFDYIVCKEIVFAPLDYENTLYPSMGKGMMVSYEKATSFSAKMVFTRFFNHPKQVETYGYLYPRGVKRGKPIPMYAGKAKAIYDTKNNKALEVIFSVPDEYHSEISIQSEAVFILRLEVDKTKNMYFPYPLKGKERYLGAKIRLHDISMFSDLWQEKDIVIDTLSTLKTSKPW from the coding sequence ATGGCTAACGAAATAGTAGAAAAAAACCAACGAGAAACCCACGAAGAGGTAGTAGCAAAATATATTTTTGAATGCACCGGAGGAGGAGTTACGGAACCCGTACGAAGCCCAGAAAAAGAAGCCTTAAAGCCAGGCATCCGATTGCATTTTTTACGATATGGCTTGTTTGATAAAAATGCAGATGATGAAAATGAAGAAGATGTTACGGCTCCTGTATATGAAAACAGTGGCAAACAATGCAATGCAGTACTCTTAAAAGAAGGCGTAGCTACCTATGCTAAGCTTAAAAAGGAAACGGAAAATACCAAAGGCATAGAAAAATTGGTAACATTATCAGAGGTAGAGGTGTTAAGCTTAAAAAAGATGCCCAAACTAAAGCATTTTTCAACAGCACGTACCGCCTTAAATACAGGATATATTTATTTAATAAATGATGAAGATCCGAATGATTATTATGAGTTGAAAGTAGATGAAACAGGGCTATTGCAACATGTTCTTTGGGAATATAATAAAGATGCAGAAGGAAATTATTTAGACCAAAGAGAAGCCACTGGTAGCAAAGTAACATACAAATTGGTACAACCTGGTAAAAAGCTATGGGCAGCGTATTCACCAACACAATGGAGTAGGGCTTATCATCATGAGTTAAACATGGATGCAGAAAAACGCAAAGAACGCATGGTGTTAATAGATTGCTCAGGAATCAAAAAAGGAGCAGAACAAGAGCATAAACATGTCATACCGTTTAAAGACGTACGCGCTGTTTTTCCTAAAGGCCACCCCAGAGCAATTCCTTTACAGCAAATGCTTCATCAAATACATGCAGATGAAAAAAAGCAAGACGAAAAAGGAGCTAATGAAATTTTTGAAGACCTTTTTGTCACCTTACATGACCCTATAGGATGTGCTAGTGATATAGGAGAAGTAGTGAGTCAAAAAACCTTAAAACTTCAAGCAATTACAAGAGCTATACAATCAGGAGAATCATTTGAAGCTGCTTTTGAAAAATTGCTAAACAAAGAAATAGAGGCACCTAAACCTAAAAAAGAGTACGGAGAGCTATTTTCTTTGGCACATACTTGCTATAAATTGGTATATAGTGATGAAGATGCAATTTTAAAATATGATGGGGGCTCTTCAGGATTTAATTTCGAAGATAGGCACTCGTTAGACCCCAGACCTTTATATGTTACAGGAATATATAGGAAAAGAGAAATTCGAATCAAAAAAACCAGTACGATAGGGTATGGATTGGACTATAAAAAAATAGAAGGAATTTTAGGAATTAAAGAACGCAATAGTGCCCGAAAAGAAATTATAAAATACAGAGATGATTTAGGAAAAATGTTTACAAGTGCTTATATGAGAGTGCCTTTAGATGATTATTTAGGAAATCATCCAGAGCGCTTTCTTATGGGGAGAAATGTATTACAAACAATACTAGACCCTTTAAGATATCATCCGTACAAACATGACCAGCATTTAATGCTAGAAAAAGAATATAAAGAGAAAGACAAATGGCTTGAATGGATTTATCATATTATAGATGAAAATTGCCCAGAGGAATTTCAAAATAAAGAAATCAAAAGCAAAGTCAAAAAATTTGAAGGAATGGATCCTTTTTATGCTTTATTAGCAACTCCGTTTAACGCAGATAAATTACTGACCAATGTAGAGAGCTTTAGTCAAAAATTAGCAGGAGTTTATAAACAAAATTTAAAATATCGTGCTAGCCAAGTAGCAGATTTAAAAGAAATAGATGGTGTTGTTTATAGAACAATTGCTGAAAAAAAAGAGTTTATTGTAGCTAAAATGAACATGAATATAAAGGCCTACGGACATGAAATGGTTGAAATTATTGATGAAGACATTTGGTTAAAACTCGAAAAAGAAGGCTTAGAAATTGATCCAGAATATGCAAAGAAAGGGCGTTATAGAGGAAAAAAGAAAGGCTTGGTACGTTTTATAAAAGAAGAAATAGATGATGGTATCCAATATACCAAAAGAAGAATAGGAAGAAGGGTTGAAAATAAAGTTATAGCAAAAGTTCGCCAAAATTTAGGAAACCAATCCGATTTAGACCCCGGCACTGCTAAAAAAATGAGGCTTGATAAGTTGGTAAATGGCAAGGCATTTAACGGTGTTTTTGCATTGTTAGAACTGTATAATTTTAACATGGCCGTTTTTAAAACGATGGAAGAGGATAGTACAAGAAAAGATAGAGCTTATGCGTTTGGTTCTGCATTAAAACTAGCTGAAGCAAGTATGAGTTTGGCAAAGGTTACCATTATTTCTGAAGAGATGGCAAAAGGTCAGTTTATAAGAGGGGCTTCTACTTTTCTAACAGCAGCAGGAGGTGCGGTTACTGTGGGTTGGTGTGCATATGATGCATACAAAGCAATGGAAAAAGGAGATATAGATGCGAGTTCGTTATTGATAGGGGCTTGTTTTGCTTTTACAGCCTCAAGCATGGCTTCTTTAGGAATTATTTTTGCTACTACAGGGCCTGTTGGTTGGGTTGGGGCACTTATTGGAGTGGGCTTGGTAATTGTTGCTGCTTTGTTAAGTGATAACGAAGTAGAAACATTGTTTAAAAACTTTCTATTGTCTGATAGAAAAGCATTGCCCAAACCTAAAAACATGTCTCCTATGAAATATATAGGAGAAATATTAGAAAAAAGAGAAGAGTTAACCCCCAAGGAATACCATAGTACGCTGATGAATCCTTTAGAAGCGCAAATAAAATTATTTGATTATATAGTATGTAAAGAAATAGTATTTGCTCCTTTAGATTATGAAAATACACTATATCCCTCTATGGGAAAAGGCATGATGGTAAGTTATGAAAAAGCAACTTCGTTTAGTGCCAAAATGGTTTTTACCCGCTTTTTTAACCATCCAAAACAAGTAGAAACTTATGGATACCTTTATCCTAGAGGAGTAAAAAGAGGCAAGCCTATACCAATGTATGCAGGCAAGGCAAAGGCAATATACGATACTAAAAATAACAAGGCCTTGGAGGTCATTTTTTCAGTACCCGACGAATACCATTCAGAAATAAGCATACAATCTGAAGCCGTTTTTATACTGCGTTTGGAAGTAGATAAAACGAAAAATATGTATTTTCCGTACCCACTAAAAGGCAAAGAGCGTTATTTAGGAGCGAAAATACGATTGCATGACATCAGTATGTTTAGTGATTTATGGCAAGAAAAAGACATAGTAATAGACACCCTTTCAACATTAAAAACAAGCAAACCATGGTAA
- a CDS encoding DUF7738 domain-containing protein yields MEKKNPPISNKRISMKQYVYLITILFLTSCKTSIKKETKETNSPAYKAFMAQKHRFELNGCKLTYNGKPFRIGMSLKEFKKVFGVTEWVVEEDGKRNQIAPYFIYNKEKGIEVLVEDRKVKGVCIYMINNYLEYPNVYMKEKEAIVLNTFLLHKTDKMHEYVKRAGTSFDAMEITSSGYMLTYPCNNKELVYSLDSPVAYHRKGGGHLYIRGDWKLEDTHTIKSIYIYYKEEA; encoded by the coding sequence ATGGAAAAAAAGAACCCTCCAATATCAAATAAAAGAATATCCATGAAGCAATATGTTTATCTAATAACCATACTTTTTTTAACCAGTTGTAAAACGAGCATAAAAAAAGAAACGAAGGAAACGAATAGCCCAGCATACAAAGCATTTATGGCACAAAAACACCGTTTTGAATTAAACGGTTGCAAACTCACCTATAATGGCAAACCATTTCGGATAGGAATGTCTTTAAAAGAGTTTAAAAAGGTGTTTGGAGTAACAGAATGGGTAGTAGAAGAAGACGGTAAAAGAAATCAAATAGCCCCATATTTTATATATAACAAGGAAAAGGGAATAGAAGTACTTGTAGAAGATAGAAAGGTAAAAGGTGTGTGTATATATATGATAAATAATTATTTAGAATACCCTAATGTGTATATGAAAGAAAAAGAAGCAATAGTTTTAAATACTTTTTTACTTCATAAAACAGATAAGATGCACGAATATGTAAAAAGAGCAGGTACCAGTTTTGATGCTATGGAAATTACCAGTAGTGGTTATATGTTAACATATCCTTGCAATAATAAAGAGTTGGTTTATTCTTTAGACTCACCTGTAGCTTACCATAGAAAAGGAGGAGGACATTTATATATAAGAGGAGATTGGAAGCTAGAAGATACACATACAATAAAAAGTATTTACATTTACTACAAAGAAGAAGCATAA
- a CDS encoding cation transporter: protein MKKTIFKISKMDCSSEEHLIRLKLADIAEVAHVSFDLPNRELAVYHHGAATPIEKAIFELNLDGRKIATIQSNLINFNENASQKKLLWTVLIINFSFFIVEMVTGFFSKSIGLVADSLDMLADSFVYGISLLAVGTTLLQKKQVAKIAGYIQILLATIGFFEVVKRFFILEKLPDVSIMISISILALAANGICLYILQKSKNKEEAHIKASMIFTSNDVIINLGVIIAGLLVDWLHSNKPDLIIGAIVFILVIQGAFRILKLSK from the coding sequence ATGAAAAAAACAATATTTAAAATTTCTAAAATGGATTGCTCTTCAGAAGAGCATTTGATCCGATTAAAATTGGCAGATATCGCAGAGGTTGCTCATGTAAGCTTCGACCTTCCTAATAGGGAATTAGCTGTTTACCATCACGGAGCGGCAACTCCTATTGAAAAAGCTATTTTCGAACTAAATTTAGATGGGAGAAAAATAGCTACTATACAAAGTAATCTCATTAATTTTAATGAAAATGCTTCTCAAAAGAAATTACTTTGGACAGTCCTTATTATTAATTTTTCTTTTTTTATTGTTGAAATGGTTACTGGATTTTTTTCTAAATCTATAGGGTTGGTTGCTGATAGCTTAGATATGCTTGCTGATAGCTTTGTTTACGGAATTAGCTTGCTTGCTGTAGGTACTACTCTACTTCAAAAAAAACAAGTTGCTAAAATTGCAGGCTATATACAAATATTACTTGCTACAATTGGATTTTTTGAAGTAGTGAAAAGGTTTTTTATTTTAGAAAAGCTTCCTGATGTTTCTATAATGATTTCTATATCGATATTGGCACTTGCCGCAAATGGTATTTGTCTTTATATTTTACAGAAATCAAAAAATAAAGAAGAAGCGCATATAAAAGCAAGTATGATTTTTACGTCCAATGATGTTATTATTAATCTAGGCGTTATCATTGCAGGGCTCTTAGTTGATTGGTTGCACTCTAACAAACCTGATTTAATTATTGGGGCTATTGTTTTTATATTAGTTATACAAGGAGCTTTTAGAATATTAAAATTAAGTAAATAA
- a CDS encoding WbqC family protein, with protein MNTPSLFIPTYFSPISQYAAIAQSEKVVFEAEDNFQKQTYRSRCYIYGANGKQLLNVPVKQPSSKTGRKKTKDLLVENDFPWQNQHFKSLQSAYRCSPYFEFFEDDLRPIFTKKYTFLMDVNIDTFLFVTDALQINPSFSKTKEYEVVSNLQDFRPLSIAKNGYTPEVSPYVQIFDDKYGFIPNLSILDLLFMEGPNAISFLEEISIDLL; from the coding sequence ATGAATACACCATCATTATTTATACCTACTTACTTTTCTCCTATTTCACAGTATGCTGCAATTGCGCAATCAGAGAAAGTAGTTTTTGAAGCCGAAGATAATTTTCAGAAACAAACGTATAGAAGTCGCTGTTATATCTATGGAGCCAATGGCAAACAGCTTTTAAATGTTCCTGTAAAACAGCCTTCCTCGAAAACTGGCAGAAAAAAAACGAAGGACCTTTTAGTTGAAAATGATTTTCCTTGGCAAAACCAACATTTTAAATCATTACAATCAGCGTATCGTTGTTCTCCTTATTTTGAATTTTTTGAAGACGATTTACGCCCTATTTTCACTAAAAAGTACACCTTTTTAATGGATGTAAATATTGATACTTTTTTATTTGTTACTGATGCTTTACAAATAAACCCTTCTTTTTCAAAGACAAAAGAATATGAGGTTGTTTCAAATTTACAGGACTTTAGACCGCTTTCTATTGCTAAAAATGGATATACACCTGAAGTATCTCCATATGTGCAAATTTTTGATGATAAATATGGTTTTATCCCTAATTTATCCATTCTAGACTTGCTCTTTATGGAAGGACCTAATGCCATCAGTTTTTTAGAAGAAATTAGTATAGACTTACTATAA